In the Gemmatimonadaceae bacterium genome, ATCGCCGAGGGTTTCTGGGGACGGCGTCAATGGTCTCGATCGGTGCCTTGCTGGCCGCCTGTGGCGACGGGGTATTCGATGGTCCCGAATCGCGGCTGGAGCTGGTCCGTGACCCGATTCGGATTGATCCTCGATTGTATCCGGACCTCCAGACGGTCGGCGGGCGTGCGGTGATCACCGCGCCGGGACGCGCCCCGATGGTGGTGGAAACCACGGCGGTTCGCCAGTACCGCGCGTTCTCGCTGGTGTGTCCGCACAATGGCACGGTCGTCGGTGTTGTTGAAGATGGATATACCTGTCCCAATCACGGGGCGCGGTTTTCGCGCAATGGCGTGTGGACTGGTGGACAGTCAACCGTCGACCTGACGCCGATTGTCGTCACGGTCGATTCGGACGGCAGTCTGAATGTTGGCGGCGTGGTCGCGCCGCCGGGTCCCCCCGTACTGGCCGTCTCGCAGAGTACAATTGCCTTCGCGTCAACGGTCGGTGGTGCCGTGCCCGCGGCGCAAACCGTAACCATCTCGAATGCAGGTGGAGGGGCGCTGACCGGCGTCACGCTCGCGCTCAACTATGGAAGCAATCAGTCATCGGGATGGCTGGCGGCCTCATTGTCGACGTTGGCGACGCCATCCGTGCTGACACTGACGGTCGCTCGCGGCACCCTTGGCGCGGGCACCTATACCGCGACCATCCGTGTCTCGGCGCCGGGTGCCAGCAACGACGCGCAGACGATTGCGGTGACGCTGGTGGTGATCGACACCAGCACACCTCCCGCGGTGCAGCTTTCCGCATCGGCCCTCAGCTTTTCCAGCGACATCGGCCTGTCGCCAGCGGCCAAGGCGGTGCAAGTGATCAACTCGGGCAGCGGAACGGTTGGTGGGCTGTCGATCGGTATCACCTACGGAGCTGGCGCGTCCGGTTGGCTATCGACGTCGTCGTTGAGTGGCACGTCGACGCCCAGTACCTTGACGGTCCGGCCCCTCACCGCGGCGCTGGCCGTCGGAACGTATTCCGCGTCGATTACAGTCTCCGGCGCCGGCGTCGCTTCTCGAACGCTCACGGTCACGCTGACGGTCGCGGTAAGCGGTCTGGCGGTCACCATCGCAGCCTGGCCGGCGCTCGCCAACGTGGGTGGCGTGGCAGGTTCCGTGGGGACGCTCAATTTCACGGCGGTGGCCGTTGTACGAAGCGGAGCCAACAGTTTTGCCGCGTTTTCGCTCACCTGTCCCCACGCGGGCACCACAGTCCAGGTCCAGAATGGCCAGAGTTTCCGGTGCCCCAACCACGGGGCCTTGTGGAATGCCAATGGGGTCCTCCTCCCCAACTCGCCCCAGCGCACCAGCGGGCTGAATCCGCTGCATGTGACGTACACGCCGGGCGATCCGGTGCTGTATGTCTCGTGACGGCTCCACGAACGCGGTGGATTTCGCGGTCGGCCAATTGAACCGACCCCGTAGGTCGGCTATGATTCGTGACTGCGTCGCCCTCTGTCACGTATCGTCCAAGTTTCGATTCCATGCCGACTTACGAGTTCCGCTGCCCCGACGGCACGATCATCGAACGGATCTACAAGATCTCTGAAGTGCCTGCCGAGATCCCTTCGCCAAACGGTGACGGGATGGCTGTGCGCATTATTTCCGGCGGTGCGGCCCTCCTGTTCAAAGGTTCGGGATTCTACATCACCGACTACGGCAAGGACGGCAAGAAGGATCAGCGCACGGCAGGGGGTGGCGACAGTGCGTCTTCGGGTGCGTCGGGGTCATCCGATAGTGGTACGGCCGGCAAGAGTGACAGCAAATCGTCTGATAGCAAGCCCGCCGCCAGTCCTCCCTCGTCGCCGAAAGGCGACTGACCGCCGCGAGTTCGGTTTCCCGCGACCATCAATACGTGAATCAGGCTGAGGCACTTCGCGCCGAGATTGCGCGCGCCGCGCGTGCATTGGGTGCGCCCGATGACATCGCCCCGGTACTCGAACGCCCAAGAGATCCGGCGCATGGTGATTGGTCCACCAATATCGCCATGCTTCTCGCCAAGTCGTTGGGGCGCAAGCCGCGCGAGATCGCCGAAGCGTTGGTGAGTTCGATGGATATGGCGACCGTCGGCGTATCAAGCACCGACATTGCCGGCCCCGGATTCCTGAATTTCCGGCTGGATGCCGGATACCTTGCCAAGGGGCTCCTGCCCATTCTCGCCAACCCCGAAGGATGGGGCCACGCGGACGTCGGCCACGGCGCGCGCGTGGTGGTGGAGTTTGTGTCCGCCAATCCGACAGGCCCATTGCACGTGGGCCACGGCCGTCAGGCGGCACTGGGCGATGCGATCAGTACGCTGCTCGAGTGGACCGGGTGGAACGTCGACCGCGAGTTCTACTACAACGACGCGGGGACGCAGATTGCCAACCTCGCCCGCAGCACACAAGCGCGCGTGCGGGAATTGTCCGGACAGCCGCTGGACATCCCGGAGGGCGGATATCACGGCGAGTACATTCGCGAAATTGCGCAGGCGTATGTCCAGCAACATCCGGCAGATGCCGCCGGGAATGATCTGGAGGCCATGCGCGCTTTTGCCG is a window encoding:
- a CDS encoding Rieske 2Fe-2S domain-containing protein, whose translation is MITPPHTDRPEPDNAAQHACAQCARLDRRGFLGTASMVSIGALLAACGDGVFDGPESRLELVRDPIRIDPRLYPDLQTVGGRAVITAPGRAPMVVETTAVRQYRAFSLVCPHNGTVVGVVEDGYTCPNHGARFSRNGVWTGGQSTVDLTPIVVTVDSDGSLNVGGVVAPPGPPVLAVSQSTIAFASTVGGAVPAAQTVTISNAGGGALTGVTLALNYGSNQSSGWLAASLSTLATPSVLTLTVARGTLGAGTYTATIRVSAPGASNDAQTIAVTLVVIDTSTPPAVQLSASALSFSSDIGLSPAAKAVQVINSGSGTVGGLSIGITYGAGASGWLSTSSLSGTSTPSTLTVRPLTAALAVGTYSASITVSGAGVASRTLTVTLTVAVSGLAVTIAAWPALANVGGVAGSVGTLNFTAVAVVRSGANSFAAFSLTCPHAGTTVQVQNGQSFRCPNHGALWNANGVLLPNSPQRTSGLNPLHVTYTPGDPVLYVS